One genomic window of Hemitrygon akajei chromosome 1, sHemAka1.3, whole genome shotgun sequence includes the following:
- the LOC140716058 gene encoding regulator of G-protein signaling 22-like has product MAFSSFVVLMFILNPQKLKDFPSPVRSASYTVPPEELQRSSFWQAVPEEFRDYTFEGLLRNRLLLENFQEYLKENLAGIDLNCWLDIEKYRKIPKDEKENKANKSKEIIKKYLNHKYFFGPSSPATKSQQEEVVMLAGGRDKLLHDQLSLLVGTELQNYAKARLERKWLPKFLASPEFLEKNHKQIQMEDVVEDQMLIKSKKKRELMKRITSKWTTSSREIIAFRKALLNPVTALQFQKFVSTKGELMENNVVFWLEVQKYKDLCHSHASEEMIQNKIWVIINCFISSSIPPAVQIDIPLEYAQKIISHRQEQGPYIFREAQMAVFNVLFQLWPAFSEFRKRLNIDATLSVMKRKELSEQDKQKGLPMDESSAEKMESGRDVRSADIGHPRYLGISSRSSGSQHSVKTGSGKFKRDHRIIKSESEIENEQVQSHGQKFSWSLSKYVEALDREKALILRQEAMQQEPISTFTNAGN; this is encoded by the exons ATGGCTTTCTCCAGTTTTGTAGTTCTTATGTTCATCTTGAATCCACAGAAGCTCAAG GACTTCCCTTCTCCTGTCCGTTCAGCCAGTTACACGGTACCTCCAGAGGAACTTCAACGCTCAAGCTTTTGGCAGGCGGTTCCTGAGGAATTCCGTGATTACACATTTGAAGGACTGCTTCGGAATCGCTTGCTACTTGAGAACTTCCAGGAGTACCTCAAAGAGAACCTAGCGGG CATAGATCTCAATTGCTGGTTGGACATTGAGAAATATAGAAAGATACCCAAagatgagaaggaaaataaagctAACAAGTCCAAAGAGATTATCAAAAAATATCTGAATCATAAGTATTTCTTTGGACCGAGCAGTCCAGCAACAAAATCACAACAGGAGGAG GTGGTGATGCTGGCCGGAGGACGAGACAAGTTGCTACATGATCAGTTGTCTTTACTGGTTGGGACTGAGCTACAAAATTATGCAAAGGCACGCTTGGAAAGAAAGTGGCTGCCCAAATTCTTGGCTTCACCGGAGTTCCTTGAGAAGAACCACAAACAG ATACAGATGGAAGATGTCGTAGAGGACCAGATGTTAATCAAAAGTAAGAAGAAACGGGAATTAATGAAG CGCATAACCAGCAAATGGACCACCTCATCAAGAGAAATCATTGCATTCCGTAAAGCATTGTTAAACCCAGTGACGGCTCTACAATTTCAGAAGTTCGTGTCAACAAAAGGAGAGCTGATGGAGAATAATGTGGTGTTTTGGCTTGAGGTTCAAAAGTACAAG GACCTGTGTCATTCTCACGCTAGCGAGGAAATGATTCAGAATAAGATCTGGGTCATCATTAATTGCTTCATCAGCTCCAGCATTCCACCGGCTGTGCAGATTGACATCCCGTTAGAGTACGCACAGAAGATTATTAGCCACAGGCAAGAGCAGGGTCCGTACATCTTCAGAGAAGCACAG ATGGCAGTTTTTAATGTTCTATTCCAACTGTGGCCAGCGTTCTCTGAGTTCAGAAAGAGACTTAATATTGATGCCACCCTGTCTGTTATGAAGAGAAAAGAACTGAGTGAACAGGATAAACAGAAAGGACTTCCAATGGACGAGAGCTCAGCTGAGAAGATGGAG TCTGGCCGGGATGTGAGAAGTGCGGACATCGGTCACCCACGTTACCTGGGGATCAGCAGCCGGTCCAGTGGAAGCCAGCACTCTGTAAAAACTGGAAGTGGAAAATTTAAAAGGGACCACAGGATCATAAAGTCCGAGAGTGAAATAGAAAATGAACAG